The proteins below come from a single Sphingomonas carotinifaciens genomic window:
- a CDS encoding Uma2 family endonuclease, whose protein sequence is MEMTRGFTVPQPVRLTVSDFEVLHHAGALVDHHHAQLIEGTIVAMSPQARRHAFAKNELTYRLRRALEAAGSPLTALSEVTVSIPPYSAPEPDLVLTDAPQGEGYVPVDSVALIAEVADSTVRYDLDAKQRLYGTAGIPEYWVLDLPARTLHRFCSPVSNGYERHDILPLTGPLDSATLTLTIDGTGIV, encoded by the coding sequence ATGGAGATGACGCGCGGTTTCACGGTGCCGCAGCCGGTCAGGCTGACGGTTTCGGACTTCGAGGTGCTGCATCATGCCGGCGCTCTCGTCGATCATCATCATGCCCAGTTGATCGAGGGGACGATCGTCGCGATGAGCCCGCAAGCCAGACGTCATGCCTTTGCGAAGAACGAACTGACCTATCGCCTGCGCCGCGCGCTGGAAGCAGCCGGATCGCCGCTTACCGCGCTCAGCGAAGTGACCGTCTCCATCCCGCCATACAGCGCACCCGAACCCGATCTGGTTTTGACCGACGCGCCGCAAGGCGAAGGCTATGTCCCCGTCGACAGCGTAGCGTTGATCGCCGAGGTCGCCGACTCGACAGTGCGCTATGACCTGGACGCAAAACAGCGCTTGTATGGCACCGCCGGCATTCCCGAATACTGGGTGCTCGACCTTCCCGCCCGCACCCTGCACCGCTTCTGCTCGCCCGTATCGAACGGCTATGAACGGCACGATATCTTGCCCCTGACGGGCCCCCTCGACAGCGCGACGCTCACCCTCACCATCGACGGCACCGGGATCGTCTGA